The following are from one region of the Silene latifolia isolate original U9 population chromosome 9, ASM4854445v1, whole genome shotgun sequence genome:
- the LOC141601331 gene encoding uncharacterized protein LOC141601331 yields MFVIPKGIIKNIEAVCRNFLWDNSTDYRRIPLVGWDTICRPKDEGGLGLKDQESWNKAMVGRLVDWVATQRDSIWVHWVQSNYLKGQEWMEYKPSSSLSWVWRRICKVKDDMRTGYVNGQWNVQPGGFTPAGCYAWFRGTRPRVQWDKEVWNGWAVPKHQFLGWLVAHEALNTAARLVSFGVDIEDKCYLCSLASENIEHLFCDCLYNRRIVRELNRKTTWVFPVRDMMDWCRCRTGTLLQRGIQNAMVMSLLYQIWQQRNGSRNGMVLIRPEIVAGTILEDMRSRVRTRGKTMMTLAERDWLVRMRLIE; encoded by the coding sequence ATGTTTGTCATCCCCAAAGgaatcatcaaaaacattgaaGCAGTTTGTAGAAACTTCCTCTGGGATAACTCAACAGATTATAGGAGGATTCCTCTTGTGGGATGGGACACTATTTGTAGACCTAAAGATGAAGGTGGTTTGGGGCTCAAGGATCAGGAATCTTGGAATAAGGCAATGGTAGGAAGACTGGTGGACTGGGTAGCTACGCAAAGAGACTCAATTTGGGTTCACTGGGTGCAAAGTAATTATCTTAAGGGTCAGGAGTGGATGGAATACAAGCCTAGTTCGAGCTTAAGTTGGGTATGGAGGAGAATCTGTAAGGTTAAGGACGATATGAGGACTGGTTATGTTAATGGGCAGTGGAATGTTCAACCAGGAGGCTTTACTCCAGCTGGTTGTTATGCCTGGTTCAGAGGAACAAGGCCAAGAGTTCAATGGGATAAGGAAGTATGGAATGGGTGGGCAGTTCCCAAGCATCAATTCTTGGGTTGGCTGGTTGCTCACGAGGCCTTGAATACAGCTGCTAGATTAGTCAGTTTTGGGGTGGATATTGAGGACAAATGTTATCTGTGTAGTCTAGCTTCTGAAAATATTGAGCACTTGTTTTGTGATTGCCTTTACAATAGAAGAATTGTACGGGAGCTGAACAGGAAAACTACTTGGGTGTTTCCTGTCAGGGATATGATGGACTGGTGCAGGTGTAGAACAGGTACGTTACTTCAGAGAGGAATACAAAATGCTATGGTGATGAGCCTCTTGTACCAGATATGGCAACAGAGAAATGGAAGCAGGAATGGGATGGTTCTGATTAGACCAGAAATTGTGGCAGGTACAATATTGGAGGATATGAGGTCAAGAGTTCGAACCcgaggaaaaacaatgatgaCTCTTGCAGAACGAGATTGGCTTGTTAGAATGCGTCTTATAGAATGA